One region of Eleutherodactylus coqui strain aEleCoq1 chromosome 5, aEleCoq1.hap1, whole genome shotgun sequence genomic DNA includes:
- the LRRC19 gene encoding leucine-rich repeat-containing protein 19: MKIILLMICMGSLYNRVRCQDSLEPDFSGKNLTNIPKSESQNITKINLSQNNISLSPEDQESLRSYPNLTELNLCQNKIKELMNNSFSGLSKLEVLLLSKNSITSIGEMALVGLESLKILDLSFNLISRLPENIQMPSLHLQAFYLQNNSLTNLDVKESLKDLKSSLTITLSGNPWDCNCSLISLSVRLNTSMVLLEDENITLCATPKNMTNYTVKAINKAPSDLLSCGGSSDVSTTTSVISFDNVTSLVTTAQNETNATSNKGNSWTFLVGVIVIGIVTSLLILIAVKFPKWYNFILSYNHHRLKEEDPYMFEEEFNVDFNMGNNDKIQDDDNVVVFEQTHSFVPEEDGFIEDKYIDERDIKES, translated from the exons ATGAAAATAATTCTGCTTATGATCTGCATGGGAAGCCTCTACAACCGGGTTCGATGCCAAGATTCACTG GAACCTGACTTTTCTGGGAAAAATCTCACAAACATCCCTAAAAGTGAATCACAGAATATAACCAAAATAAATTTGAGTCAAAACAATATTTCCTTGAGTCCAGAAGACCAAGAATCCCTACGGAGTTATCCTAACCTGACGGAGCTGAACCTCTGCCAGAATAAGATTAAGGAGCTGATGAACAATTCCTTCAGTGGACTATCAAAACTTGAAGTGTTACTTCTCAGCAAGAACTCCATTACATCTATTGGAGAAATGGCACTTGTTGGGCTGGAAAGTCTCAAAATTCTGGATCTTAGCTTCAATTTAATTTCGCGCCTACCGGAAAACATTCAGATGCCATCATTGCATCTGCAAGCCTTTTACCTCCAGAACAACAGCCTGACTAACCTGGATGTTAAAGAGTCTCTGAAGGACTTGAAGAGCTCTCTGACTATAACCCTCAGCGGGAATCCGTGGGACTGTAACTGCTCCCTTATCAGTCTATCGGTGAGGTTAAATACCAGCATGGTCCTTCTTG AAGATGAGAACATCACTTTGTGTGCGACACCAAAGAACATGACAAACTATACAGTAAAGGCAATCAATAAAGCACCGTCAGATCTATTAAGCTGCGGTGGCAGTAGTGATGTCTCCACCACAACGTCCGTCATCTCTTTCGACAACGTTACATCTCTTGTGACGACGGCCCAGAATGAGACAAACGCTACATCTAATAAAG GGAACAGCTGGACCTTTCTGGTTGGAGTAATCGTTATTGGAATCGTTACTTCATTACTGATACTGATTGCAGTCAagttcccaaaatggtacaactTCATTCTAAGCTACAATCATCATCGTCTAAAAGAAGAAGATCCTTACATGTTTGAGGAGGAATTCAATGTGGACTTCAACATGGGCAATAATGACAAAATTCAAGACGACGATAACGTTGTGGTCTTTGAGCAAACGCACTCGTTTGTGCCTGAAGAAGATGGATTTATAGAAGACAAGTACATCGATGAACGCGATATAAAAGAGAGTTAA